Proteins encoded in a region of the Anguilla anguilla isolate fAngAng1 chromosome 10, fAngAng1.pri, whole genome shotgun sequence genome:
- the LOC118237144 gene encoding uncharacterized protein LOC118237144, protein MTDKGRRSSLTAAETLALIKAKVKLDHLFSGKRNAARSGWEQVVKDMGLEGQVTARQASKQWDNLKTKYKELKNPPTSTGTDSDEATAATWPWFDAMHEAFGERLSIQPPTLIPSCSVPNHGQTAAETLSSGCEEPSQMSLLPGTDSEEESMPSTCSEPPTKRPKRGGAMLAFLKKQAEKKEARDAALYNQNEQFLALFAELVKKIKETYMESCCVN, encoded by the exons ATGACCGACAAGGGACGTAGATCATCAC TCACAGCTGCCGAAACCCTTGCCTTAATAAAGGCAAAGGTTAAACTGGATCATCTCTTCAGCGGGAAGAGAAATGCAGCCAGATCAGGCTGGGA GCAGGTGGTGAAGGATATGGGGCTGGAGGGGCAGGTGACTGCCAGGCAGGCCTCCAAACAGTGGGACAACTTAAAAACCAAATACAAG GAGTTGAAGAATCCCCCCACCAGCACAGGCACGGACAGTGATGAGGCAACAGCAGCTACTTGGCCGTGGTTTGATGCCATGCATGAGGCATTTGGGGAAAGGCTGTCCATTCAGCCTCCCACCCTCATTCCCTCATGCTCGGTGCCAAACCATGGCCAGACTGCTGCTGAAACCTTATCCTCTGGATGTGAAGAGCCTTCACAAATGTCCCTCCTGCCTGGCACAGATAGTGAGGAGGAGTCCATGCCCTCCACCTGCTCCGAGCCACCCACTAAAAGACCAAAGAGGGGTGGAGCCATGTTGGCCTTCCTCAAAAAGCAGGCCGAAAAGAAGGAAGCAAGGGATGCTGCTCTATACAACCAAAATGAACAATTCCTTGCCCTTTTTGCTGaacttgttaaaaaaataaaagaaacttaTATGGAGTCCTGTTGTGTTAATTGA